Proteins from one Lachnospiraceae bacterium KGMB03038 genomic window:
- a CDS encoding MobC family plasmid mobilization relaxosome protein has protein sequence MRKRNVAILFRLNRKEAEALDKKVKKSGLSREAYLRHLISGVVPRDAPPPDYYSMMRELHRIGNNLNQIAQKAHTLNVIDVQRYDRDMRMFEDTVKKITEAVILPESMSRKSVEET, from the coding sequence ATGAGAAAACGAAATGTGGCAATCCTGTTCCGGCTGAACCGGAAAGAGGCGGAAGCACTGGATAAGAAAGTGAAGAAGAGTGGTCTGAGCCGGGAGGCATATCTCCGCCATCTGATCAGCGGCGTGGTTCCGAGAGACGCTCCGCCGCCGGACTATTATTCCATGATGAGAGAACTCCACCGGATCGGGAATAACTTAAATCAGATTGCACAGAAAGCACATACTTTAAATGTGATTGATGTGCAGCGGTATGATCGGGATATGCGGATGTTTGAAGATACCGTAAAGAAAATTACGGAGGCGGTCATCCTGCCAGAGTCAATGAGCAGAAAATCTGTGGAGGAAACTTAA
- a CDS encoding sigma-70 family RNA polymerase sigma factor, which translates to MVKYAPRKVYIRESGGYVELSYTEFCRCRESDQTYMDKLFIPIQGCLLEVVREQYTDFYRDKERWRYLQKLDTKNRLLSLDGFTDSEGNPLDFITDEAVDIAETVVNAVMVDRLKAALPLLSDSEQELIQAIFFDGLSEREVGARLGITQSVVNKRKARILIKLRKIIENLYLWRINKNVSRIRN; encoded by the coding sequence ATGGTGAAATATGCACCAAGAAAGGTATATATCAGAGAAAGTGGCGGCTATGTGGAATTATCCTACACGGAGTTCTGCCGTTGCAGGGAATCCGACCAGACCTATATGGACAAGCTGTTTATCCCCATTCAAGGCTGTCTGCTTGAAGTCGTGAGGGAGCAATACACAGACTTCTACCGTGACAAGGAACGGTGGCGTTATCTGCAAAAATTAGATACAAAGAATAGACTGCTATCTCTCGACGGATTTACGGACAGCGAGGGGAATCCTCTGGACTTTATCACTGATGAAGCGGTGGACATTGCAGAAACCGTTGTCAATGCGGTCATGGTGGACAGGCTGAAAGCCGCCCTGCCTTTGCTGTCGGATAGTGAACAGGAGCTGATACAGGCAATCTTTTTTGACGGACTTTCCGAGCGTGAAGTCGGGGCGAGGTTGGGCATAACCCAGAGCGTTGTAAACAAACGCAAAGCCAGAATCCTAATAAAACTAAGAAAGATAATAGAAAATTTATATTTGTGGAGGATAAATAAAAATGTTTCAAGAATTAGGAATTAG
- a CDS encoding helix-turn-helix transcriptional regulator yields the protein MKGGISMAVSAADKKKLGKWIKQSREKKQPRLSQRQLALTVGITNASLSSIESGVIFPSEEVFLKLLEELQPSPELREKMLVLFASAKGTPPPDINAELSRKPKLWGLIRQLIAVDPSEEQLTQIEQFIYAAISASGGNKNDIE from the coding sequence ATGAAGGGAGGAATATCAATGGCTGTATCAGCTGCCGATAAGAAGAAACTTGGCAAGTGGATTAAGCAATCAAGAGAAAAGAAGCAACCGCGTCTTTCGCAGCGGCAACTGGCGTTGACTGTTGGTATCACCAATGCATCTCTCAGCTCGATTGAGAGCGGTGTGATTTTTCCCTCTGAGGAAGTGTTCCTAAAGTTATTAGAGGAACTTCAGCCGTCTCCTGAACTGCGTGAAAAAATGTTGGTCCTTTTCGCAAGCGCAAAGGGAACGCCACCACCAGACATAAACGCAGAACTCAGTAGAAAGCCCAAGCTATGGGGTCTGATAAGACAACTAATTGCAGTAGATCCCTCAGAAGAACAATTGACACAAATCGAGCAATTTATTTATGCGGCTATTTCCGCATCAGGAGGAAATAAAAATGATATTGAATGA
- a CDS encoding tyrosine-type recombinase/integrase has protein sequence MFCPYTEISYSVVSFAVKKYILRSGIDISRKKHGPHSLRSSLATSMINDGISYSIVALRRYAVLYRILYGKLCM, from the coding sequence ATCTTTTGCCCTTATACAGAAATATCCTATTCTGTTGTTTCTTTTGCCGTAAAAAAATATATTCTCCGGTCCGGGATTGATATTTCGAGAAAGAAACATGGACCACACAGCCTGAGATCCTCTCTTGCTACATCAATGATTAATGACGGAATATCCTATTCAATAGTTGCTTTAAGAAGATATGCAGTTCTTTATAGAATACTGTATGGCAAACTTTGCATGTAA
- a CDS encoding GNAT family N-acetyltransferase: MLFVSNEYRGQGVGKQLLQYGVENYAIGEQ; the protein is encoded by the coding sequence ATGTTATTTGTTTCAAATGAATACAGAGGACAAGGAGTAGGAAAACAGTTACTACAATATGGTGTTGAAAATTATGCAATAGGTGAACAGTGA
- a CDS encoding type IV secretory system conjugative DNA transfer family protein, with product MKSGNRQSTWIFATFGIMPVVWFALLTAPYLSGGLMGILTGLPEAMNHPFSIEICNDSVKTVLLFLLAYGLGIGIYLSTRRKYRRGEEHGSAVWGNPQEINKKYCAKRFEDNKIMTRHVQISYDMRKHRRNMLTLVIGGAGAGKTRFYAKPNLMQANTSFVVLDPKGENLRDTGYLLEAKGYDVRVLDLINMEKSYCYNPFVYLKDDNDVQRLVTNLFKATTPKGSQSNDPFWDTAASMLLLALIFYLKYEAPEEEQNFPMVMELLRAGEVREDNDEYQSPLDELFERLEMREPEHIAVKYYKDYHSGSAKTLKSIQITLAARLEKFNLSSLAALTATDDLDLPSLGEKKVALFALIPDNDTSYNFLVSILYTQLFQQLFYLADHKYGGRLPVHVHFLMDEFANVSLPDDFDKILSVMRSREVSVSIILQNLAQLKALFEKQWESIVGNCDEFLYLGGNEQGTHKYVSELLGKATIDTNTYGKSTGHSGNYSTNYQITGRELMTPDEVRMLDNRYALLFIRGERPVMDEKFDILKHPNIALTTDRKGKPYLHGEVTQAVASITLGDSLEGEIAEAPPDTEGYELLSDEDLEKIFSKNEEDSDNETER from the coding sequence ATGAAGAGCGGTAACAGGCAAAGCACATGGATCTTTGCTACCTTTGGTATTATGCCGGTGGTCTGGTTTGCCTTGTTGACAGCGCCTTATTTGTCCGGCGGTCTTATGGGAATCCTAACAGGTCTGCCGGAGGCCATGAACCATCCGTTTTCCATTGAAATCTGTAACGACAGTGTAAAAACTGTCCTTCTTTTTCTGCTTGCCTACGGACTGGGGATCGGGATTTATCTATCTACCCGGAGGAAGTATCGGAGAGGAGAGGAACATGGTTCCGCTGTGTGGGGAAACCCGCAGGAGATCAATAAGAAATATTGTGCCAAGCGGTTTGAGGACAATAAGATTATGACAAGGCATGTGCAGATCAGCTATGACATGCGGAAACACCGGAGAAATATGCTGACCTTAGTGATCGGAGGCGCAGGAGCAGGCAAGACAAGATTTTATGCGAAACCGAATCTTATGCAGGCAAACACTTCTTTTGTGGTGCTTGATCCCAAAGGGGAAAATCTCCGGGATACCGGGTATTTACTGGAAGCAAAAGGATATGACGTGCGTGTGCTGGATCTGATCAACATGGAGAAAAGCTACTGTTACAATCCTTTTGTCTATCTGAAGGATGACAATGACGTGCAGCGGCTTGTGACGAACCTGTTTAAAGCGACCACACCGAAGGGGAGCCAGAGCAATGATCCTTTCTGGGATACAGCGGCTTCCATGCTTCTTCTGGCGCTGATTTTTTATCTGAAATACGAGGCACCGGAAGAGGAGCAGAATTTCCCGATGGTCATGGAACTTCTGCGGGCCGGGGAAGTGAGGGAAGACAATGACGAATACCAATCTCCTCTGGACGAGCTGTTTGAACGTCTGGAAATGCGGGAGCCGGAGCATATCGCAGTGAAATATTATAAGGATTACCACTCCGGAAGTGCGAAAACGCTGAAATCCATCCAGATCACACTGGCGGCCAGACTGGAGAAGTTCAATCTGTCGAGCCTTGCGGCACTGACCGCCACGGACGACTTGGATCTTCCTTCCCTGGGAGAGAAGAAAGTGGCACTTTTTGCGCTGATCCCGGACAATGACACCAGCTATAACTTTCTGGTGTCGATTTTATATACCCAGTTATTCCAACAGCTTTTCTATCTGGCAGACCACAAATATGGCGGCAGGCTGCCCGTCCACGTTCATTTTCTGATGGATGAGTTCGCAAACGTCAGCCTGCCCGATGACTTCGACAAGATTCTTTCTGTCATGCGATCCAGAGAGGTCAGTGTATCTATTATTCTGCAAAATCTGGCACAGTTAAAGGCATTGTTTGAAAAGCAGTGGGAAAGTATCGTGGGTAACTGCGATGAATTTTTATATTTAGGAGGCAATGAGCAGGGAACCCACAAGTACGTCAGTGAACTGCTGGGGAAAGCTACCATAGATACGAACACTTATGGAAAGTCCACCGGACACTCCGGGAACTATTCCACCAATTATCAGATCACGGGCCGGGAACTGATGACACCGGATGAAGTGCGTATGCTGGACAACCGCTACGCACTTCTTTTTATCCGGGGAGAACGACCGGTCATGGACGAGAAATTTGATATTTTAAAACACCCGAACATTGCCCTGACCACGGACAGGAAGGGGAAACCCTACCTGCACGGAGAAGTGACGCAGGCAGTGGCGAGCATTACGCTGGGAGACAGTCTGGAGGGCGAGATCGCAGAGGCACCACCGGACACAGAAGGCTATGAACTCTTATCTGATGAGGATTTAGAGAAAATATTCAGTAAGAACGAGGAGGACTCAGACAATGAAACAGAGAGATGA
- a CDS encoding PcfB family protein — protein MNTSGEAADQVVRMSLEVGEAALKITGVGAKQLAVLLYAVLKEQKKTKGRARLETLVRSGKPLTVYSVKESDLRQFVTEAKRYGILYCAVRNPKGSIDGMVDVVVKEEDAPRINRIVERFKFASVTEAAQIKTEIEKSREEKSRGKSREVFSGKVEQNTGKIKQKEEQFQDQKAVSGKSPAVPQQERPEKSQEDRIMEELFGEPVKKEGKQQNPSLAKTEKSRLSEPISVRPDKTAEGTSKLYTPSVPKKPSVRKELKEIQAARKKEAEGKAQETVSKEKPSRTRQTQHTQPQNRKKPRKSKER, from the coding sequence ATGAACACATCGGGCGAGGCCGCTGATCAAGTAGTGCGGATGTCACTGGAAGTGGGCGAGGCGGCCTTGAAGATCACAGGTGTCGGAGCGAAACAGCTTGCGGTGCTTTTATATGCGGTTCTGAAAGAACAGAAAAAGACCAAAGGCAGAGCAAGGTTAGAAACCCTTGTCCGTTCCGGGAAACCGCTGACCGTTTATTCTGTAAAAGAGAGTGATTTGAGACAATTTGTAACGGAGGCTAAGCGGTATGGGATTTTGTACTGTGCGGTGCGGAATCCGAAAGGGAGCATAGACGGGATGGTTGATGTAGTGGTCAAGGAGGAGGACGCTCCCCGGATTAACCGGATCGTGGAGAGATTCAAGTTTGCTTCTGTTACAGAGGCGGCGCAGATCAAGACTGAGATAGAAAAGAGCAGAGAAGAAAAATCCCGTGGAAAGAGCCGGGAGGTGTTCTCTGGAAAGGTAGAGCAAAATACCGGAAAGATAAAGCAGAAAGAGGAACAGTTCCAGGATCAAAAAGCGGTATCCGGGAAATCCCCGGCAGTTCCACAGCAGGAACGTCCGGAGAAGTCGCAGGAGGACAGGATCATGGAAGAACTGTTTGGGGAGCCGGTAAAGAAAGAGGGAAAGCAGCAAAACCCCTCATTGGCAAAGACAGAGAAATCCCGTCTGTCCGAGCCTATCTCCGTGAGGCCAGACAAAACCGCCGAGGGTACTTCTAAGCTGTACACCCCATCCGTACCGAAAAAGCCATCTGTGCGGAAAGAACTTAAGGAAATACAGGCAGCGAGGAAGAAAGAGGCGGAAGGGAAGGCGCAGGAAACGGTTTCAAAAGAGAAACCCAGCCGGACAAGGCAGACACAGCATACACAGCCGCAGAACCGGAAAAAACCGAGAAAATCGAAAGAGAGGTAG
- a CDS encoding relaxase/mobilization nuclease → MATTSIWSVKGWLGKVVIYVENPEKTTTPEIVQFPGDEKQKAEEVQSLSDVIAYAVNEEKTRRKGEDEIASETEQVMQQYVSGVNCTPSTARSEMMAVKKRYGKDEGIMAFHGYQSFAPGECTPAMAHEIGVHLAQELWGERFQVLVATHLDKAHHLHNHFVVNSVSYTDGKRYHRTHQDYREMRSVSDRLCREYGLSVIEHPQPGKSRHYGEWRAEQEGRPTYRSIVRADVDEAIIRARTEKQFFYFLKKKGYSIKFGKDITIRPEGRDRGLKLERNFGKDYSLESIRRRILEEKTSVIPQQERQSEKKRYVVHVRGNLPKRKIGGLRGLYLHYCFLLGILPKGRPSVSPKQLHFLLREDLAKLEQISKETRLLCRCHIDTDEQLFSYKGSLQEQITQLSNERQHLRYQCRSIKDEESLLEMKAEISRLTTRIGELRGEVVLCNGIAARSGLIRQKIEIVRQENHKGKEEVNHEHIGRGR, encoded by the coding sequence ATGGCCACCACATCCATCTGGAGTGTGAAAGGATGGTTGGGGAAAGTCGTGATCTATGTGGAGAACCCGGAAAAGACCACCACTCCAGAGATTGTGCAATTTCCGGGAGATGAAAAACAGAAGGCCGAGGAGGTGCAGAGTCTTTCTGATGTAATTGCTTATGCGGTCAATGAGGAAAAGACCAGACGGAAAGGAGAGGATGAGATTGCCAGTGAAACAGAGCAGGTTATGCAGCAGTATGTTTCCGGTGTCAACTGTACGCCCTCCACTGCCCGTAGCGAAATGATGGCAGTCAAAAAGCGGTATGGAAAAGACGAGGGAATCATGGCATTTCACGGGTATCAGTCTTTTGCTCCGGGAGAGTGTACTCCGGCAATGGCCCATGAGATCGGAGTCCATTTGGCGCAGGAATTGTGGGGAGAGCGTTTCCAAGTGTTGGTTGCTACCCATCTGGACAAAGCTCATCATCTTCACAACCACTTTGTGGTTAATTCTGTTTCCTATACAGACGGGAAACGGTATCACAGAACTCATCAAGACTACCGGGAAATGCGTTCTGTTTCTGACCGCCTTTGCCGGGAGTATGGTTTGTCCGTGATCGAACATCCTCAGCCGGGAAAGTCCAGGCATTACGGAGAGTGGCGGGCAGAGCAGGAAGGCAGGCCAACTTATCGCAGTATCGTCCGGGCGGACGTAGATGAGGCGATTATACGGGCGAGGACGGAGAAACAGTTCTTCTATTTTCTAAAGAAGAAAGGTTATTCCATCAAGTTTGGCAAAGACATCACTATCCGTCCGGAAGGACGGGATCGGGGATTGAAACTGGAACGAAACTTTGGAAAGGACTATTCTCTGGAGTCGATCCGGAGGAGAATACTGGAGGAAAAGACATCTGTTATCCCGCAGCAAGAGCGACAGTCAGAGAAAAAACGGTATGTTGTGCATGTAAGAGGAAACCTGCCGAAGAGAAAAATCGGAGGACTGCGGGGTCTGTATCTGCACTACTGTTTCCTCTTAGGTATCCTGCCGAAAGGACGTCCGTCCGTATCTCCGAAACAACTTCATTTTCTTTTACGGGAAGATTTGGCAAAACTGGAACAGATATCCAAAGAGACAAGGCTGCTTTGCCGCTGTCATATTGACACGGACGAGCAGCTTTTTTCTTATAAGGGATCTCTGCAGGAGCAGATAACTCAGTTAAGTAATGAGCGGCAGCATTTGCGGTATCAGTGCCGCAGTATTAAAGATGAGGAAAGTCTGTTGGAAATGAAAGCGGAGATTTCCAGACTGACTACCCGGATCGGGGAACTTCGAGGGGAGGTGGTGCTTTGTAACGGGATTGCCGCACGTTCCGGATTAATCCGACAGAAGATAGAAATTGTGCGGCAGGAAAATCACAAGGGAAAGGAGGAAGTAAATCATGAACACATCGGGCGAGGCCGCTGA
- a CDS encoding N-6 DNA methylase, which translates to MRLFPHQEEIKMILNDLFKNTTYDDTLFSTEDKSAVESRIFMKSVRGAEVPYITCAIRGKAIKLTPEEAVRQLYIHKLMNEYGYVASRIQLETPIHFGREVKRADITIMDKDRPMVPYIIVELKKPKLTDGKDQLKSYCNATGAPIGVWTNGEQISCYNRKDPNFFEEISDIPKATQKLSDIINEKFTYEELKRKDKISTQKKSLRSLIKEMEDEVLASAAVDSFEEIFKLIFAKLYDELICANDPTAYLQFRNTGDTDFELKEKIQGLFDDAKKKWEGIFTDESKILLSPSHLAVCVASLQDIKLFNNNLDVVDDAFEYLMSKAQKGEKGQYFTPRYIIDMCVKMMNPTVKDKIIDTACGSSGFTVHSIFKVWKDIRREKGLPEGDGFTAAERIPEETNFVRDNVFAIDFDEKTVRVARTLNLIAGDGQTNVLHLNTLDYSRWGETTKQEDWIDTYNEGFKKLKKLQPAGVKDYSQFQFDLVMANPPFAGDIKENTIISHYELGKNSAGKWQNKVGRDVLFIERNLNFMKPGGRMAIVLPQGRFNNSSDKYIREFIAERCRILAVVGLHVNVFKPHTGTKTSVLFVQKWDDVLCPKKDDYPIFFATMQKPSKDNSGDKIYVKDPVTGENILDHHGHLIVDHDLYSHDGLTPEGIAEAFIEFAKREGLSFFQ; encoded by the coding sequence ATGCGGCTATTTCCGCATCAGGAGGAAATAAAAATGATATTGAATGATCTTTTCAAAAATACGACATACGATGATACCCTTTTTTCTACGGAGGACAAATCCGCAGTAGAGTCACGTATTTTCATGAAGTCTGTCCGTGGTGCAGAGGTTCCTTATATCACTTGCGCAATCCGTGGTAAGGCAATTAAACTTACTCCTGAAGAAGCTGTTCGCCAACTCTATATTCATAAACTGATGAACGAATACGGATATGTGGCTAGTCGGATTCAGCTGGAAACCCCAATTCACTTTGGTCGCGAAGTAAAGCGGGCTGATATTACTATTATGGACAAAGATCGCCCGATGGTTCCCTATATCATCGTGGAGCTAAAAAAGCCTAAGCTCACTGATGGCAAGGATCAGCTGAAGTCTTACTGCAATGCTACTGGTGCGCCTATAGGTGTCTGGACAAACGGTGAACAGATTTCTTGTTACAATCGAAAAGATCCCAATTTCTTCGAGGAAATAAGCGATATTCCTAAGGCTACGCAGAAGCTTTCAGACATCATTAACGAAAAGTTCACCTATGAAGAACTGAAACGCAAGGATAAAATTAGCACTCAGAAAAAGTCCCTTCGCTCTCTGATTAAGGAGATGGAAGATGAAGTTCTGGCGAGTGCGGCCGTGGATTCCTTTGAAGAAATCTTCAAGCTCATTTTTGCCAAGCTGTATGATGAGTTAATTTGTGCCAATGACCCTACTGCCTATTTGCAGTTCCGTAACACAGGAGACACTGATTTTGAACTGAAAGAAAAGATACAGGGGCTGTTTGATGATGCCAAGAAGAAATGGGAAGGTATCTTTACGGATGAAAGCAAAATTCTACTTTCCCCATCTCACCTTGCAGTCTGTGTTGCTTCTTTGCAGGATATAAAGCTTTTTAACAACAATCTTGATGTTGTAGATGATGCTTTTGAATACCTGATGAGTAAGGCTCAGAAGGGTGAAAAAGGCCAGTATTTTACGCCTCGATATATCATTGATATGTGTGTAAAGATGATGAATCCGACAGTCAAGGATAAGATTATCGACACCGCTTGTGGCAGCTCCGGCTTTACTGTTCATAGCATTTTCAAAGTTTGGAAAGATATTCGCAGAGAAAAAGGCCTTCCTGAAGGTGATGGATTTACTGCTGCAGAACGAATTCCTGAAGAAACTAATTTTGTTAGAGACAATGTGTTTGCAATAGACTTTGATGAAAAAACTGTTCGTGTTGCTCGCACATTGAATCTGATTGCTGGTGACGGTCAGACCAATGTACTTCATCTGAATACACTGGATTATTCCCGTTGGGGTGAGACTACCAAGCAGGAAGATTGGATTGACACCTATAATGAAGGGTTTAAGAAACTGAAAAAGCTCCAACCCGCTGGTGTAAAGGATTATAGCCAGTTCCAGTTCGATCTCGTGATGGCTAATCCTCCGTTTGCTGGTGACATTAAAGAAAACACCATCATTTCTCACTATGAACTTGGAAAAAACAGTGCTGGCAAATGGCAGAACAAGGTTGGCCGTGATGTGCTGTTTATTGAACGCAATTTGAACTTTATGAAACCAGGTGGACGAATGGCTATCGTCCTGCCACAGGGACGTTTTAACAATTCGAGCGATAAATATATTCGTGAGTTTATTGCTGAACGATGCCGTATTCTTGCCGTCGTTGGATTGCACGTCAATGTATTCAAGCCTCATACCGGAACTAAGACCTCAGTTCTGTTTGTGCAGAAGTGGGATGATGTCTTGTGCCCTAAAAAGGACGATTATCCTATCTTTTTCGCCACCATGCAGAAGCCAAGCAAGGACAATTCTGGCGATAAAATTTATGTGAAGGATCCTGTTACGGGAGAAAATATTCTTGACCACCATGGGCACTTGATCGTTGACCACGACTTATATAGTCATGATGGTTTAACTCCTGAGGGCATTGCAGAAGCGTTTATTGAGTTTGCAAAAAGAGAAGGTTTGAGTTTTTTTCAATAA
- a CDS encoding conjugal transfer protein yields the protein MMKCEWILCPVCGSKTRNKIRKDTVLENYPLYCPKCRQERLIKVDNLKITVIKEPDA from the coding sequence ATGATGAAATGCGAATGGATATTGTGTCCTGTTTGTGGGAGCAAAACCCGTAATAAAATTAGGAAGGACACTGTTTTGGAGAATTATCCCCTTTATTGTCCAAAATGCAGACAAGAAAGATTGATTAAAGTTGACAACTTGAAGATAACTGTCATCAAAGAGCCAGACGCTTAA
- a CDS encoding DUF3991 domain-containing protein gives MPYVAPEVVQRVKQIDLLTYLKTYEPYELVHFSGNVYTTRSHDSLKISNGKWMWWSRGIGGRSALDYLIKVRGYDFVQAVQIIAEQAAIQPPVPIPAEKKTEKKLILPKPYRYQTYAVSYLQNRGIDMELIQYCLKTGQVYESVNYHNVVFVGKDQSGIPRYAALRGIGTDFIGEASGSDKNYSFCISAERKCRTVHLFESAIDLLSYATEQKLDGNNWREEHLLSLAGVYQPAKEIEKSKVPAALTRFLREHPEVDMVVFHLDNDQTGRLATQAIRTVLPEKYQTKDEPPKQGKDCNDSLCIRLGIRQTKREKRHRERSLER, from the coding sequence ATGCCTTATGTTGCGCCGGAAGTGGTGCAGAGAGTGAAACAGATCGACCTGCTGACTTATCTGAAAACCTATGAACCTTATGAGCTGGTGCATTTCTCTGGGAATGTTTATACCACCAGATCTCATGATAGTTTGAAGATTTCAAATGGAAAATGGATGTGGTGGAGCCGGGGGATCGGAGGCAGGAGCGCACTGGATTATCTGATCAAAGTGAGAGGATATGACTTCGTGCAGGCGGTACAGATCATAGCGGAACAGGCGGCAATCCAGCCGCCTGTTCCCATACCAGCCGAAAAGAAAACAGAGAAAAAATTGATCCTTCCAAAGCCATACCGCTATCAAACGTATGCAGTTTCCTATCTGCAGAACCGTGGGATTGATATGGAATTGATTCAGTATTGTCTGAAAACCGGACAGGTTTATGAAAGCGTGAATTATCACAACGTGGTTTTTGTGGGGAAGGATCAGAGTGGAATACCTCGTTATGCGGCTCTGCGTGGGATCGGTACAGACTTTATCGGGGAGGCGTCCGGGAGTGACAAAAATTATTCCTTTTGTATCTCGGCAGAGAGAAAATGCCGGACAGTTCATCTGTTTGAATCGGCCATTGATCTGTTATCTTATGCCACGGAGCAAAAGCTGGACGGAAATAACTGGAGAGAGGAACACTTGTTATCTCTTGCGGGCGTGTATCAGCCAGCCAAAGAAATCGAGAAAAGTAAGGTGCCGGCGGCACTGACACGCTTTCTAAGAGAACATCCGGAGGTGGATATGGTGGTCTTTCATCTGGATAATGACCAGACAGGAAGACTTGCGACACAGGCCATCCGGACAGTTCTTCCGGAGAAATATCAGACAAAAGATGAGCCGCCAAAGCAGGGAAAAGACTGTAATGACAGCCTCTGTATCCGGCTGGGAATCCGGCAGACAAAGCGGGAAAAACGGCACAGAGAAAGAAGTTTGGAACGATAG
- a CDS encoding DUF3789 domain-containing protein, which produces MKMIQFICGTMVGGMIGVAMMCLMQINRLYKHDREVDE; this is translated from the coding sequence ATGAAGATGATCCAGTTTATTTGCGGAACAATGGTAGGCGGTATGATCGGTGTGGCTATGATGTGTCTTATGCAGATCAACCGTCTGTATAAGCATGACAGGGAGGTAGACGAATGA
- a CDS encoding IS256 family transposase has protein sequence MSDKIIQLNEDLIKHDLKDLVRNSVEETLNALLDKEADELVNAEKYERSSDRQGYRSGHYKRNLHTTAGEVELKVPKLKGVPFETAIIERYRRRESSVEEALIEMYLAGVSVRRVEDITEALWGTKVSPGTISNLNKKAYEHIETWRTRPLSGNYPYVYVDGVYLKRSWGGEIQNVSVLVAIGVSQDGCREILGAAEGMKEDRESWRSFFVWLKERGLTGVRLIIGDKNLSMLETIPEVFPDARYQRCTVHFYRNIFSVTPRNKMKTVALMLKAIHAQESKEAAREKAIQVAEKLRAMKLAKAAKKVEDGIEETLTYMDFPTQHWTRIRTNNAIERLNREIKRRTKAIGAFPDGQSALMLVCARLRHVAATSWGARRYMNMDHLFKTEEDLLSDIIAG, from the coding sequence ATGTCTGATAAGATTATACAGCTAAATGAGGACTTAATAAAGCATGATTTAAAGGATCTTGTCCGTAACAGTGTCGAAGAAACATTAAACGCCCTGCTCGATAAGGAAGCCGACGAATTAGTCAACGCTGAAAAGTATGAGCGCTCCTCTGACCGCCAGGGATATCGTTCCGGCCATTATAAGCGAAATCTCCACACTACCGCAGGGGAAGTCGAACTGAAGGTTCCTAAACTGAAAGGGGTTCCTTTCGAGACAGCCATTATCGAAAGATATCGTCGCAGAGAATCTTCCGTGGAAGAAGCTCTTATTGAGATGTATCTGGCCGGTGTTTCTGTCCGACGCGTGGAAGATATCACCGAAGCCTTATGGGGAACGAAAGTATCCCCTGGAACCATCAGTAACCTGAATAAAAAGGCTTATGAGCATATTGAAACCTGGCGTACCCGTCCGCTTTCCGGGAACTATCCTTATGTTTACGTAGATGGTGTTTACCTGAAACGTAGCTGGGGCGGCGAGATCCAGAACGTTTCTGTTCTCGTTGCCATTGGCGTCAGTCAGGATGGCTGCCGGGAAATCCTTGGTGCTGCGGAAGGGATGAAAGAGGATCGTGAAAGCTGGCGTTCTTTCTTCGTATGGTTGAAAGAACGCGGGCTTACTGGTGTACGTTTGATCATCGGCGATAAGAATCTCAGTATGCTTGAAACCATTCCGGAAGTCTTTCCGGATGCCAGATATCAGCGCTGTACGGTTCATTTTTACAGAAATATATTTTCTGTTACCCCCCGTAACAAGATGAAAACGGTAGCGCTTATGCTCAAGGCGATCCATGCGCAGGAAAGCAAGGAAGCCGCCCGTGAAAAAGCAATCCAGGTAGCGGAGAAACTCCGTGCCATGAAGCTTGCTAAAGCTGCCAAGAAGGTAGAGGACGGGATTGAAGAAACCTTGACCTATATGGATTTTCCTACGCAGCATTGGACCCGGATCCGAACCAATAACGCTATTGAGCGCCTCAACCGTGAGATTAAACGGCGTACAAAAGCGATCGGTGCTTTTCCTGACGGGCAGAGTGCCTTGATGCTCGTATGTGCCAGACTGCGTCACGTAGCAGCAACCAGTTGGGGAGCCAGACGCTATATGAATATGGATCATCTTTTCAAAACAGAAGAGGATCTGCTGTCTGATATCATAGCCGGCTGA